TTGGTGGGATCGGCAGAAGGACACAAATCGGCGAGTTGGCAGCGATCGCACGCGGGATTGCGAGCGGCACATACGGCGCGTCCGTGGTAGATCAGCCGAATCGACCAATTTTCCCAGTCGGGCTGAGGGAGAAGCTTCATCAAATCTCGCTCGATCTTGACAGGATCGGTATGCTTCGTGAATCCCAATCGTTGGCTCAACCGCTTAACGTGGGTATCCACCGTCACCCCGGCATTGATCCCAAAGGCATGCGCCATCACCACATTAGCCGTTTTGCGGGCGACTCCTGGCAGCGTGAGCAATTCTTCCATGCGCTTTGGAACCTTGCCGCCAAAATCGCTCATAATCTTGCGGCAGGCACCTTGGATATTCTTAGCCTTATTGCGATAGAACCCCGTCGAACGAACCAGGTCTTCAATGTCTCCGATATCGGCTGCCGCCATGGCGGCAGCATCGGGAAACTTGGCGAATAAGGCGGGAGTGACCTTGTTGACCCGCTCATCCGTACACTGGGCGGACAGAATGGTGGCGACTAGGAGTTGAACTGGGGTTTCGTAGTCCAGCGAGCAGGTGGCATCTGGATACAGTCGCTTTAGGCGGATCAGAACTTCTAAGGCTCGCTGGCGTTTGGCAGACTGGCGACGGGGAGTGCTCACTGGGGCGTATTTTGAAAGATTTCCAGTTGGGTGGTATCGCGCACAATCAAGAAAATGCCGAGGCCGAGCAGCAGGAATAAGCCCGTCTGCATCACACTTTCCTGAAACCGCATGGGCAACGGCTTACCCCGCAGCCACTCAACGAGCAGGAAGGCAAGCTGACCGCCATCCAAGGCAGGCAAAGGCAGGATGTTGATAATCGCGAGATTGATGCTGATGATCGCAGTAAAGGGAAATAGGCTCGTGGCATCGCCCTGGGCATACTTAGCTCCCTGCTCCACGATTTTGACTGGGCCACTCACCTGATTCGCCATTTCCGAGAAATTGGTGATCAGCATCCCAAAGCCTTGAACCGTTCGGACGAACATATCCTGGAAACTCCGAGCCGCGAGGGTCAGAACCTCAACAACGCCCGTTGGACGACGATATTCAAAGGTGCCGTTGGGCAGAAGCTGAACCCCAATACGACCTTTCCCGCCATCTTCTGCGGTCGGAGTAACGGTCACCTCGACTTGGCGATCGCCCCGCTGTACGGTCAGATCCAACGGAACCCCAGGACTTTGTTGAATCGTGGTCATCAGGGTTTGAATGGCCGCATCGGATGACCCTAGGGGTTGATCATTCACTTCGACAATAATGTCGCCCGCGCGAATGCCTGCCTGCGCTGCAGGAGCTTCACTCGAAAGAATTTCGGGTACAAGGACACCCGCCTGGGCATCAAAGCCCGCCGGAACCCCCACAAGGGTGTACTGTCCGACAAAGACCAAATAGGCAAAGATTAGGTTGGCAATAACCCCGGCGCTAATGACAATGGCGCGGTCAAAGACAGGACGATTGCGGAGCAAATCCGGATCATCCGAGGGAATGTCGCTATCGGGATCGTCATCGGGAAACCCAACAAATCCACCGAGGGGAATAGCCCGTAGCGCATATTCGGTTTGGCTGCCCTGGTATTTCCACAAAATAGGTCCGAATCCGATGGAAAAGCGATTGACATGAATACCTTGTAAGCGGGCTGCTAGGAAGTGCCCCAATTCATGAACCACAATTAATAGCGCAAGTACTGCGATCGCCGCGATAGCCGACATTTCAAACTCTTTATTAAACGTTTTATTCATTGTAGGCTGCAAGGCATTATTGTGCATCCTTGCGAATTACGGTTCAGCGTACTGACGGTTAGGAAGCCGAACAATCAAAGCGATTGGGTGAAAACTGAGGCAATAGGGCATCTGGAGTTCCGGCTTGGGCTTGGGCAAAGCGTCGAGCTAGGGGCGGCAGCATGGCAAAGGGACTGCTAAACCCTGAGAATAGAAATAGGCTTTCCCAATTCGCGATTGACCCAATCAATGGCTTTTGGTCACTGCTAAAGGCAACGATGCACGAATGCCATTGGCCGGGAATGTCTTTGAGAGCGGGGATGTAGGCGGAAATCGCAGTCCGAAGCTGTTCCTCACTATGAGCCGCGTT
The genomic region above belongs to Synechococcales cyanobacterium T60_A2020_003 and contains:
- the nth gene encoding endonuclease III, with protein sequence MSTPRRQSAKRQRALEVLIRLKRLYPDATCSLDYETPVQLLVATILSAQCTDERVNKVTPALFAKFPDAAAMAAADIGDIEDLVRSTGFYRNKAKNIQGACRKIMSDFGGKVPKRMEELLTLPGVARKTANVVMAHAFGINAGVTVDTHVKRLSQRLGFTKHTDPVKIERDLMKLLPQPDWENWSIRLIYHGRAVCAARNPACDRCQLADLCPSADPTKVVPSALPKLMSVESS
- the rseP gene encoding RIP metalloprotease RseP, producing MSAIAAIAVLALLIVVHELGHFLAARLQGIHVNRFSIGFGPILWKYQGSQTEYALRAIPLGGFVGFPDDDPDSDIPSDDPDLLRNRPVFDRAIVISAGVIANLIFAYLVFVGQYTLVGVPAGFDAQAGVLVPEILSSEAPAAQAGIRAGDIIVEVNDQPLGSSDAAIQTLMTTIQQSPGVPLDLTVQRGDRQVEVTVTPTAEDGGKGRIGVQLLPNGTFEYRRPTGVVEVLTLAARSFQDMFVRTVQGFGMLITNFSEMANQVSGPVKIVEQGAKYAQGDATSLFPFTAIISINLAIINILPLPALDGGQLAFLLVEWLRGKPLPMRFQESVMQTGLFLLLGLGIFLIVRDTTQLEIFQNTPQ